One region of Triticum aestivum cultivar Chinese Spring chromosome 6B, IWGSC CS RefSeq v2.1, whole genome shotgun sequence genomic DNA includes:
- the LOC123138210 gene encoding tRNA (carboxymethyluridine(34)-5-O)-methyltransferase has translation MIQIFSRIAARSPRRVTSAPHPSSSKLHPGQFSRCSPVYRGGTAISTSNPMRSGDGNLEGQDAAIAEGKDHGCSPGVQSTPDIEKKYVHRVYDAIAPHFSSTRFAKWPKVAGFLNSLKPGSIVLDAGCGNGKYLGFNPECFYIGCDISPPLIEICAGRGHEVFVADAVNLPYRENVADAAISIAVLHHLSTEDRRRKAIEELIRVVKRGGLVLITVWAVEQEDKSLLNKWTPLCDKYNEEWVDPGSPMVRNKSATTLDSIEETDEDTRAVKQTDDQLKNSYDGLEDKALIMDERDKTQQEYFVPWHLPFHRAEIGGASAAALQNGLAKKDDKKGTVVYNRYYHIFVEGELQRLVAGMKNAAIVDQFYDKSNWCLVLEKL, from the exons ATGATCCAGATATTTTCGAGGATAGCAGCAAGAAGCCCTCGCCGAGTCACCTCCGCACCGCATCCGAGTAGCTCGAAGCTTCATCCGGGACAATTCTCTCGTTGTAGCCCAGTTTACCGAGGTGGTACTGCTATTAGCACCAGCAATCCCATGAGGTCTGGTGATGGAAACTTGGAAGGCCAGGACGCAGCCATCGCCGAGGGGAAGGACCACGGCTGCTCCCCGGGTGTCCAGTCCACCCCAGACATCGAGAAGAAGTACGTGCACCGCGTCTACGATGCCATAGCCCCTCACTTTAGCTCCACGCGCTTCGCCAAGTGGCCCAAGGTCGCGGGGTTCCTGAACTCGCTGAAGCCAGGGTCCATCGTGCTGGATGCCGGCTGCGGCAATGGCAAGTACCTGGGCTTCAATCCTGAGTGTTTCTACATAGGCTGCGATATAAGCCCGCCACTTATAGAGATATGCGCGGGGAGGGGGCACGAGGTGTTCGTCGCTGATGCCGTCAACCTCCCTTACAGGGAAAACGTTGCTGATGCCGCGATTTCGATTGCGGTGTTGCATCATCTGAGTACCGAGGACAGGCGGAGGAAAGCCATAGAGGAGTTGATCCGTGTTGTCAAGAGAGGTGGTCTTGTGCTGATCACTGTCTGGGCTGTGGAGCAGGAAGACAAGTCGCTTCTGAACAAGTGGACTCCCTTGTGCGACAAGTATAATGAAGAGTGGGTTGATCCCGGTAGTCCTATGGTGCGTAACAAATCTGCTACTACGCTAGATAGCATTGAAGAGACTGATGAAGACACGCGCGCCGTCAAGCAAACAGATGATCAGCTGAAAAATAGTTATGATGGTTTGGAGGATAAGGCCTTAATTATGGATGAGCGTGACAAAACCCAGCAGGAGTACTTTGTTCCTTGGCATCTCCCATTTCACCGAGCAGAAATTGGCGGTGCATCTGCTGCTGCCCTACAGAATGGATTGGCAAAGAAAGATGATAAGAAGGGTACTGTGGTATACAACCGTTATTATCACATTTTTGTCGAAGGAGAACTTCAAAG GCTAGTTGCTGGCATGAAAAATGCAGCCATCGTCGACCAGTTCTACGACAAATCCAACTGGTGCCTAGTTCTGGAGAAGCTTTGA